A single window of Methylocella tundrae DNA harbors:
- the alaS gene encoding alanine--tRNA ligase, producing the protein MNGVNEIRSGFLKFFKRHGHEIAPSSPLVPRNDPTLMFTNAGMVQFKNLFTGLEKRPYTRAASAQKCVRAGGKHNDLDNVGYTARHHTFFEMLGNFSFGDYFKPLAIELAWKLITEEFNLPKDRLLVTIYHTDDEAFALWKKIAGFPDSRIIRIATSDNFWAMGDTGPCGPCSEIFYDQGDKLQGGPPGSPDEDGDRFLEFWNLVFMQFEQIGPDERINLPRPSIDTGMGLERIAALLQGVTSNYDIDLFRVLINAIADATGVEPDGPQKASHRVIADHLRACAFLIADGVTPSNEGRGYVLRRIMRRAMRHAQILGSREPLLWRLVPVLTREMGQAYPELLRAEPLIVETLRLEEARFIDTLARGLSILDEAVRDLPGGAALPGQVAFKLYDTYGFPLDLTQDALRARSLSVDVEGFNTAMERQRAEARKAWAGSGEAATENIWFPIKEKAGATDFLGYDAERAEGVVTAIVKNGLPADRLGVGETGSIILNQTPFYGESGGQVGDTGVMRASGVRFRVTNTQKKLGDLFVHEGVVEAGEIHPGLALELAVDHARRTAIRANHSATHLLHEALRLVLGDHVAQKGSLVAEDRLRFDFAHLKPISEAELSRVEDIANRAVLQNAPVVTRLMAVDDAIHSGARALFGEKYGDEVRVVTMGYAQDREDDGEGRANRAFSVELCGGTHVSRTGDIGLITIVSESAVAAGVRRIEAKTADGARRHLNAQAHRLHEVAGLLKAPEEDAAKRLASLLDERRKLERELTEARKKLAMGGADESQSHRAQSIGGITFLGRSVTGIELKDLKSLADEAKQSVGSGVVAIASVDDDGKAGIVVGVTADLVDRFDAVALVRLAAAKLGGKGGGGRRDMAQAGGPDGAGVDAALAAIGDALQAAQTAA; encoded by the coding sequence ATGAACGGCGTGAACGAGATCCGCTCGGGGTTCCTCAAGTTTTTCAAGCGGCATGGTCATGAGATCGCGCCATCGTCGCCGCTCGTTCCGCGCAATGACCCGACCCTGATGTTCACCAATGCGGGGATGGTTCAATTCAAGAATCTGTTCACTGGCCTCGAAAAGCGTCCCTATACGCGCGCCGCGAGCGCGCAGAAATGCGTCCGCGCCGGCGGCAAGCACAATGACCTCGATAATGTCGGCTATACCGCACGGCACCATACCTTCTTTGAAATGCTCGGCAATTTTTCGTTTGGCGACTATTTCAAGCCGCTCGCGATCGAACTCGCCTGGAAATTGATTACGGAAGAATTCAACCTGCCGAAGGACCGGCTTCTCGTCACGATCTATCACACCGACGACGAAGCTTTCGCGTTATGGAAGAAGATCGCGGGCTTTCCGGACTCAAGAATCATTCGGATCGCAACCTCCGACAATTTTTGGGCGATGGGCGACACCGGCCCCTGCGGCCCCTGCTCCGAGATCTTCTATGATCAGGGCGACAAGCTCCAGGGCGGCCCTCCCGGCAGTCCCGACGAAGACGGCGATCGCTTTCTCGAATTCTGGAACCTCGTCTTCATGCAGTTCGAGCAGATCGGGCCAGATGAGCGCATCAATTTGCCGCGGCCCTCGATCGATACCGGCATGGGCCTCGAGCGCATCGCGGCCCTGCTCCAGGGCGTCACGTCAAATTACGACATTGATCTTTTCCGCGTCCTGATCAACGCCATCGCGGATGCGACCGGGGTTGAGCCGGACGGACCGCAAAAGGCCAGTCACCGTGTGATCGCCGACCATTTGCGCGCCTGCGCCTTCCTCATCGCCGACGGCGTTACACCGTCGAACGAGGGACGCGGCTATGTCCTGCGCCGCATCATGCGGCGCGCCATGCGCCACGCGCAGATCCTCGGGTCCCGCGAACCACTATTGTGGCGCCTCGTTCCGGTTCTGACGCGCGAGATGGGGCAAGCCTATCCAGAACTCTTGCGCGCCGAACCGCTGATCGTCGAAACGCTCCGCCTCGAAGAGGCGCGTTTCATTGATACGCTTGCACGCGGTCTTTCAATTCTCGATGAAGCGGTGCGCGATCTTCCGGGCGGCGCGGCCCTTCCCGGCCAGGTCGCCTTTAAGCTCTACGACACTTACGGCTTTCCCCTCGACCTGACTCAGGACGCGCTGCGCGCGCGTTCGCTCAGCGTTGACGTCGAAGGCTTCAACACCGCTATGGAGCGTCAACGCGCTGAGGCCCGTAAAGCCTGGGCCGGCTCCGGCGAGGCGGCCACCGAAAATATCTGGTTCCCCATCAAGGAGAAAGCCGGCGCGACTGATTTTCTCGGCTATGACGCGGAGCGGGCCGAAGGCGTCGTCACAGCGATCGTCAAGAATGGGCTGCCAGCCGATCGCCTCGGCGTTGGCGAGACTGGTTCGATCATCCTCAATCAGACGCCTTTCTATGGCGAGTCGGGCGGACAGGTCGGAGACACCGGCGTCATGCGCGCCAGCGGCGTGCGCTTCCGGGTGACGAACACGCAAAAGAAACTCGGCGATCTTTTCGTGCATGAGGGCGTCGTCGAGGCCGGCGAAATTCATCCGGGTCTTGCTCTCGAACTTGCAGTCGATCATGCCCGCCGCACGGCGATCCGCGCCAATCACTCGGCCACGCATCTGTTGCACGAAGCGCTGCGTCTCGTGCTTGGCGATCATGTCGCGCAAAAAGGCTCGCTCGTCGCGGAAGATCGCCTTCGTTTCGACTTCGCGCATCTGAAGCCGATTTCGGAGGCCGAGTTGAGCCGCGTGGAGGATATCGCCAACCGCGCGGTTCTTCAGAACGCGCCCGTCGTCACGCGGTTGATGGCCGTCGACGACGCGATCCATTCAGGCGCGCGCGCTCTATTCGGCGAAAAATATGGCGATGAAGTTCGCGTCGTGACGATGGGTTACGCGCAGGACCGCGAAGATGACGGCGAGGGCCGCGCCAACCGCGCCTTTTCGGTCGAATTGTGCGGCGGCACTCACGTTTCCCGGACCGGCGACATCGGACTCATCACCATCGTATCCGAGTCGGCGGTCGCAGCCGGCGTGCGGCGCATCGAAGCCAAGACCGCGGATGGCGCGCGACGTCATCTCAACGCCCAAGCACATCGGCTCCATGAGGTCGCAGGGCTCCTCAAGGCGCCAGAGGAGGACGCCGCCAAACGCCTTGCGTCGCTCCTCGACGAGCGGCGCAAGCTAGAACGCGAGCTGACCGAGGCCCGCAAGAAACTGGCGATGGGCGGCGCAGATGAGAGTCAGTCACATCGCGCTCAATCCATCGGCGGAATCACGTTCCTTGGACGGTCGGTGACGGGCATCGAGTTGAAAGATCTAAAATCGCTGGCTGATGAAGCAAAGCAGAGCGTCGGCTCTGGCGTCGTGGCGATCGCCAGCGTGGATGATGATGGCAAGGCCGGAATTGTCGTTGGCGTGACCGCAGATCTCGTCGATCGTTTCGATGCGGTCGCCCTCGTTCGGCTTGCCGCGGCAAAGCTGGGCGGCAAGGGCGGAGGCGGCCGGCGCGACATGGCGCAGGCGGGGGGCCCGGACGGCGCCGGCGTCGATGCGGCGTTGGCCGCTATCGGGGACGCCCTTCAGGCGGCTCAAACCGCCGCCTGA
- a CDS encoding phasin family protein: MSDINLKDANAAADLSASTLSSTTKNLQAFAAEIAEMSRQSIEHTTDTIEKLRNARGLSEILTIQTNFMREAFEHLSQHTRKFSELMTSLPLEMSKTYAQLWTKSLDSGVRTVEEAGEKAAANVERLSQTYRNP; this comes from the coding sequence ATGTCCGATATCAATCTTAAGGACGCTAACGCGGCTGCCGACCTCAGCGCGAGCACCCTGTCGTCGACGACGAAAAATCTGCAGGCGTTCGCAGCTGAAATCGCAGAAATGTCGCGCCAATCAATCGAGCATACAACCGATACGATCGAGAAACTTCGCAACGCCCGAGGCCTGTCAGAAATCCTCACAATTCAAACCAATTTCATGAGGGAGGCTTTCGAGCATCTGTCTCAACATACGCGCAAGTTCAGCGAGCTGATGACCTCGCTTCCGCTCGAAATGAGCAAGACCTATGCGCAGCTCTGGACGAAATCGCTGGATTCAGGCGTAAGGACCGTGGAAGAAGCCGGTGAAAAGGCGGCGGCGAACGTCGAACGCTTGTCTCAGACTTATCGCAATCCATGA
- a CDS encoding SixA phosphatase family protein, which produces MPRLLLLRHAEAAPSANRRDIDRRLTPGGRSAAVRIGAYLRSAALAPNLVFVSPAQRTLETLQEVERGLGRELSYVTVPALYHASAETIFAVLSEAPSSIDTLLMIGHNPGFAEAANVLSKAGNKADLARLRAQFPAPCLAVIDLAPIDWSDANHARGRLERFVTLATLEK; this is translated from the coding sequence ATGCCTCGGCTCCTCCTCCTTCGTCATGCCGAAGCTGCGCCGTCGGCTAACAGAAGAGATATTGATAGGCGGCTGACGCCGGGGGGCCGCAGCGCTGCTGTTAGAATAGGAGCCTACCTCCGGTCGGCGGCTCTCGCGCCAAATTTGGTTTTTGTCTCTCCGGCGCAGCGAACGCTCGAAACGCTTCAGGAAGTTGAGCGTGGCCTTGGCCGCGAGCTGTCTTATGTCACCGTACCGGCGCTCTATCACGCGAGCGCGGAGACGATTTTTGCGGTGCTCTCCGAGGCGCCCTCAAGCATCGACACACTTCTGATGATCGGGCATAATCCAGGCTTCGCCGAAGCCGCCAACGTCCTCTCGAAAGCAGGAAATAAAGCGGATCTCGCAAGGTTGCGCGCGCAATTTCCAGCTCCCTGCCTCGCCGTGATAGATTTGGCTCCGATCGACTGGAGCGACGCCAATCATGCCCGAGGTCGCCTCGAACGTTTTGTGACGCTCGCCACCTTGGAAAAGTGA
- a CDS encoding YcjX family protein, protein MPLFSDILFEARAVAQSLVDLSAGAHVRLGVTGLSRAGKTVFITALIEHLTKATSPSLRGRKNPLPVFRVHAEGRLISGALEPQPDDNVPRFAYEDHMEALAGPDGRVEARRWPQSTRRISELRLRLEYQQKAGLRPGRHALTLDIVDYPGEWLLDLPLLSKSFAQWSRESFAAASTAARAPLSAQWRGFAALKDARAKFNEEDARRAAELFTTYLRACRAEEYNFSSLPPGRFLMPGDLAGSPALTFAPLAIEPNDIFAPDSLAAMMERRYEAYKAHVVKPFFRDHFSRLDRQIVLVDALAALNAGPAAMRDLELALGDVLTAFRAGRGNVLSALFRPKIDRILFAATKADHLHHTSHDRLEAILHHLTARAIARVENVGAEVDVIALAAVRATREARVNGHGGPALEAVIGVPLDGERIGDELFDGKTEAAIFPGELPADPRAVFRDPAHDPRRPALAHEIDYRFVRFRPPVATRAADGSLLSPPHIRLDRALQFLLGDKLT, encoded by the coding sequence TTGCCCCTGTTTTCCGATATTTTATTTGAAGCGCGGGCCGTCGCGCAGAGCCTTGTTGATCTGTCGGCGGGCGCGCATGTGCGGCTCGGCGTCACCGGATTGTCACGCGCCGGCAAAACCGTTTTCATTACGGCGCTGATCGAACATCTCACCAAAGCGACAAGCCCAAGCCTTCGCGGGCGCAAGAATCCGCTGCCGGTGTTTCGCGTCCACGCCGAAGGCCGACTGATCAGCGGCGCTCTCGAGCCGCAGCCGGACGATAATGTTCCGCGCTTTGCCTATGAAGATCACATGGAGGCGCTAGCCGGCCCCGACGGGCGCGTCGAGGCGCGCCGTTGGCCGCAGTCGACGCGCCGCATCTCGGAGTTGCGCCTTCGCCTCGAATATCAGCAAAAGGCCGGTCTGCGCCCCGGCCGCCATGCGCTGACGCTCGACATCGTGGATTATCCGGGCGAGTGGCTGCTCGACTTGCCGCTGCTTTCGAAGTCCTTCGCACAATGGTCGAGGGAATCCTTCGCCGCCGCCTCCACCGCCGCCCGCGCGCCTCTCTCCGCGCAATGGCGCGGATTTGCGGCGTTGAAAGACGCCAGGGCTAAATTCAACGAGGAGGACGCACGCCGCGCGGCCGAGCTCTTCACCACTTATTTGCGCGCCTGCCGCGCCGAGGAATATAATTTTTCGAGCCTGCCGCCCGGGCGGTTTCTGATGCCGGGCGATCTTGCCGGCTCGCCGGCGCTGACCTTCGCGCCGCTCGCCATCGAGCCAAACGACATTTTCGCGCCCGACTCTCTCGCCGCCATGATGGAGCGGCGCTATGAGGCCTATAAGGCGCATGTGGTGAAGCCCTTCTTCCGGGACCATTTTTCGCGGCTCGACCGGCAGATCGTCCTCGTCGACGCGCTCGCCGCGCTCAACGCGGGACCTGCGGCCATGCGTGATCTTGAACTCGCGCTCGGCGATGTGCTGACCGCGTTCCGCGCCGGTCGCGGCAATGTTCTGTCAGCGCTTTTCCGACCGAAGATCGATCGAATTCTTTTCGCCGCGACGAAGGCCGATCACCTGCATCACACCAGCCATGACAGGCTGGAGGCGATCTTGCACCATTTGACCGCGAGAGCCATTGCCCGCGTTGAAAATGTCGGCGCGGAAGTCGATGTCATCGCGCTCGCGGCGGTGCGCGCGACGCGGGAGGCGAGGGTCAACGGCCATGGCGGCCCCGCGCTCGAAGCGGTCATCGGCGTCCCGCTCGATGGCGAACGCATCGGCGATGAACTTTTCGACGGCAAGACCGAGGCGGCGATCTTTCCGGGCGAGCTTCCGGCCGATCCGCGCGCCGTCTTTCGCGATCCCGCGCATGATCCCCGCCGCCCGGCCTTGGCGCATGAGATCGATTATCGCTTCGTGCGCTTTCGCCCTCCAGTCGCGACGCGGGCCGCCGATGGATCCCTGCTTTCGCCACCCCATATCCGTCTGGATCGCGCGCTTCAGTTCCTTCTCGGGGACAAACTGACGTGA
- a CDS encoding YcjF family protein, protein MQPDSKRPRAFRLQDLNLESSAETENPRAPVLIEPTRDPYEAEVEEAMAEAGGNAEEAAVEVAQKKGLARPWLLSWGGLFWSAAGGLVTLSFGLWLNHLVDDLFAQAPLLGAVGLGLAVLAGLALLVLAGREAAGVLRQSRIAELHIGLAKARETDDFKDARRLVQELSALYAARAETALARDQLRELAHDIVDGRDLIDIAERTLIHPLDLEVRREIASAAKRVSMVTAIAPRAIIDVVFVIAQAIRLIRRISTIYGGRPGLLGFLKVLRSIGAHIAITGGMAAGDSIVQQVLGHGIAAKLSARLGEGVLNGLLTARVGLSAMAVCRPMPYAVGRAPGVRDVAPFLFSKTEPKG, encoded by the coding sequence ATGCAGCCTGACTCCAAACGTCCGCGCGCGTTTCGCCTGCAAGATCTCAATCTCGAATCGAGCGCGGAGACTGAAAATCCGCGCGCGCCAGTGCTGATCGAGCCGACGCGGGACCCCTATGAGGCGGAAGTCGAAGAGGCGATGGCGGAGGCCGGCGGCAATGCCGAGGAAGCGGCCGTCGAGGTCGCGCAGAAAAAGGGCCTCGCGCGGCCCTGGCTCCTGTCGTGGGGCGGCCTCTTCTGGTCGGCCGCCGGCGGCCTCGTCACCTTGAGCTTCGGCCTCTGGCTCAACCATCTTGTCGATGATCTTTTCGCCCAGGCGCCCTTGCTTGGCGCCGTCGGCCTCGGCCTCGCCGTGCTCGCCGGTCTCGCGCTCCTCGTTCTCGCCGGCCGGGAGGCCGCGGGCGTGCTGCGCCAGAGCCGCATCGCCGAATTGCACATCGGCCTGGCCAAAGCGCGCGAGACCGACGACTTCAAAGACGCACGCCGCCTCGTGCAGGAGCTCAGCGCGCTTTACGCCGCGCGCGCCGAAACCGCCCTCGCCCGTGACCAGTTACGCGAACTCGCCCATGACATCGTCGACGGCCGCGACCTCATCGACATCGCCGAGCGCACGCTGATCCATCCGCTCGATCTCGAAGTGCGCCGGGAGATCGCCAGCGCGGCCAAGCGGGTCTCGATGGTGACGGCGATCGCGCCGCGCGCGATCATCGACGTCGTCTTCGTGATCGCGCAGGCAATCCGTCTCATCCGGCGCATCTCGACGATCTATGGCGGACGGCCGGGCCTCCTCGGCTTTCTCAAAGTGCTGCGCTCGATCGGCGCGCATATCGCGATCACCGGCGGCATGGCGGCTGGCGACAGCATCGTGCAGCAGGTGCTCGGGCATGGCATAGCCGCGAAGCTCTCCGCCCGCCTTGGCGAGGGGGTGCTGAACGGCCTCTTGACGGCCCGCGTCGGCCTCTCGGCCATGGCGGTCTGCCGCCCGATGCCCTACGCCGTCGGCAGGGCGCCCGGCGTGCGCGACGTCGCGCCCTTCCTGTTCAGCAAGACCGAGCCGAAAGGGTGA
- a CDS encoding hemolysin family protein, which produces MPPGDGSLSDILGIVSVLVLVAANGFFVAAEFSLVSVRRSRVTELVASGRINAGALQRAVGNLDANLAATQLGITISSLALGWIGEPALAHLIEPLLIGLAGAFAGAASHAVSVAISFVIITALHIVLGELAPKSLALQRSEATALWVVRPLGLFLFLLRPAIALLNGLGNAVLRLFGLRPGAGEESLHSPEELKLLVAASQEGGLLHLAQQEVVERVFNIGDRRISDIMTPRREVDWIDADDDREEILRTIRECRHEQLLVGRGDIDEPTGMILKKDLLDQVLRGETLDPMAVIREPLVVHEATSIFRVLEQFKKAPVRLAAVVDEYGSLEGIVTQTDLLEAIAGDLPDVEGEEPDIVERDDGSLLIDGAMPAHDAFSRLILRAPPGDADFHTIAGFALCQLGRLPEVGEHFDYGGWRFEIVDMDGRRIDKLLAQRTASLGAPK; this is translated from the coding sequence ATGCCCCCCGGAGATGGCAGTTTGAGCGATATTCTCGGAATCGTGTCCGTTCTCGTGCTGGTGGCTGCGAACGGGTTTTTCGTTGCAGCCGAGTTTTCATTGGTTTCCGTTCGCAGAAGCCGAGTGACAGAGCTCGTCGCCTCCGGCCGGATAAATGCTGGCGCCTTGCAGCGCGCAGTCGGCAATCTTGACGCTAATCTTGCGGCGACCCAGCTCGGCATCACAATCTCCTCGCTTGCACTCGGCTGGATTGGCGAGCCGGCGCTGGCGCATCTCATCGAACCTTTGCTGATCGGCCTGGCGGGAGCGTTCGCCGGCGCGGCCTCTCACGCTGTCTCCGTCGCAATCTCCTTCGTCATCATCACCGCATTGCACATTGTGCTTGGCGAACTTGCGCCGAAGAGCCTCGCGCTTCAACGCAGCGAAGCGACGGCGCTTTGGGTGGTGCGTCCGCTCGGATTGTTCCTGTTCCTCCTGCGGCCGGCAATTGCTTTGCTCAATGGCCTCGGCAACGCGGTGCTCCGCCTGTTCGGTCTGCGCCCAGGCGCCGGCGAGGAATCGCTGCACTCGCCGGAAGAGCTGAAGCTGCTGGTCGCGGCGAGCCAGGAAGGGGGCCTTTTGCATCTGGCGCAGCAGGAAGTGGTCGAGAGGGTTTTCAATATCGGCGACCGCCGGATCAGCGACATCATGACCCCCCGCCGCGAAGTCGATTGGATCGACGCCGATGATGATCGTGAAGAGATCCTGCGAACCATTCGAGAATGCCGCCACGAACAGCTGCTGGTCGGCCGCGGCGATATTGACGAGCCGACGGGCATGATTTTGAAAAAAGATCTGCTCGATCAAGTTCTCCGCGGAGAGACGCTCGATCCAATGGCGGTCATCCGTGAGCCCCTCGTCGTTCACGAGGCGACATCGATTTTCAGAGTGTTGGAGCAATTCAAGAAGGCTCCGGTGCGCCTCGCGGCAGTCGTCGACGAATACGGAAGCTTGGAAGGAATTGTCACGCAAACTGATTTGCTCGAAGCGATCGCTGGCGATCTGCCGGACGTCGAGGGCGAAGAACCGGACATCGTCGAGCGCGACGACGGCTCGCTGCTGATCGACGGCGCGATGCCGGCTCACGATGCTTTCAGCCGGCTGATCTTGCGGGCCCCGCCAGGCGATGCTGATTTTCATACGATCGCCGGTTTCGCGCTCTGTCAATTGGGGCGCCTTCCCGAAGTCGGGGAGCATTTTGACTATGGCGGCTGGCGCTTCGAGATCGTCGACATGGACGGCCGACGGATCGACAAGCTGCTCGCGCAACGAACCGCTTCTCTGGGCGCGCCAAAATAG
- a CDS encoding aspartate-semialdehyde dehydrogenase: protein MGFKVAVVGATGNVGREMLDILAERRFPVDEVVALASSRSIGTEVSFGDKTLKCKTLDNYDFSSVDICLMSAGGAVSKEWSPRIGAQGCVVIDNSSAWRYDSDVPLIVPEVNADAISGFSKRNIIANPNCSTAQLVVALKPLHDKAKILRVVVSTYQSVSGAGKEAMDELFAQTRAIFVSDPVESKKFPKRMAFNVIPHIDVFMEDGSTKEEWKMMVEVKKILDPKIKLSATCVRVPVFIGHSEAVNIEFENPISADEARDILREAPGCLVIDKREAGGYITPHEAAGEDATYISRIREDPTVENGLILWVVADNLRKGAALNAVQIAEVLINRKLIAPKQKAA from the coding sequence ATGGGTTTCAAGGTCGCAGTCGTCGGCGCGACAGGCAATGTCGGGCGCGAAATGCTCGACATTCTTGCAGAGCGCCGTTTTCCGGTCGATGAGGTGGTCGCGCTCGCCTCCTCGCGCTCGATCGGAACGGAGGTTTCCTTCGGCGACAAAACCCTGAAATGCAAGACGCTCGACAATTACGACTTCAGCAGCGTCGATATATGCCTAATGTCGGCCGGCGGCGCGGTCTCGAAGGAATGGTCGCCGCGGATCGGCGCGCAGGGCTGCGTGGTCATCGATAATTCCTCCGCCTGGCGCTATGACAGCGACGTGCCGCTGATCGTTCCCGAAGTCAACGCCGATGCGATCTCCGGGTTCTCGAAGCGCAACATCATCGCCAATCCGAATTGCTCGACGGCGCAGCTCGTCGTCGCGCTGAAGCCCTTGCACGACAAGGCGAAGATCCTGCGCGTCGTGGTCTCGACCTATCAATCGGTGTCGGGCGCCGGCAAAGAGGCGATGGACGAGCTTTTCGCTCAGACCCGCGCGATTTTCGTTTCCGATCCGGTCGAGTCGAAAAAGTTTCCAAAGCGCATGGCGTTCAACGTCATTCCCCACATCGACGTCTTCATGGAGGACGGCTCGACGAAGGAAGAATGGAAGATGATGGTCGAGGTGAAGAAGATCCTCGATCCCAAGATCAAGCTCTCGGCCACTTGCGTCCGCGTGCCTGTCTTTATCGGCCACTCGGAGGCGGTGAATATCGAGTTCGAGAATCCGATCAGCGCCGATGAAGCGCGCGATATTCTGCGCGAGGCGCCGGGCTGTCTCGTGATCGACAAGCGAGAAGCTGGCGGCTACATCACGCCGCATGAGGCGGCGGGCGAGGACGCGACCTATATTTCGCGCATCCGCGAGGACCCGACGGTCGAGAACGGCCTGATCCTCTGGGTTGTCGCCGACAATCTCCGCAAGGGCGCTGCGCTGAACGCCGTTCAGATCGCCGAAGTGCTGATCAATCGCAAGCTGATCGCGCCGAAGCAAAAAGCGGCGTGA
- the leuB gene encoding 3-isopropylmalate dehydrogenase, with the protein MTTYKLLVLPGDGIGPEVMAEVEKIAAFLTYEGFVKFEVEKGLVGGSAYDVHRCAISEDDMERAQAADAVLLAAVGGPKWDNVPYELRPEAGLLRLRKDMQLFANLRPAICYPALADASSLKREVVDGLDLMIVRELTGGVYFGEPKQIIDLGNGQKRAIDTQVYDTYEIERIGRIAFELARKRRNKVTSSEKRNVMKSGVLWHEVISALHVREFPDVQLEHQLADALGMQLVRRPKQFDVIVTDNLFGDMLSDVASMLTGSLGMLPSASLGERNATTGARKALYEPVHGSAPDIAGKGIANPIAMISSLGMALRYSFNMDDLADRLDRSIARVLEKGLRTADIAGGATKTISTSEMGDAILEELKIAVH; encoded by the coding sequence ATGACAACATATAAGCTTCTCGTCCTGCCTGGCGACGGCATTGGCCCCGAAGTCATGGCCGAGGTGGAGAAAATCGCGGCCTTTCTAACCTATGAGGGGTTCGTCAAGTTTGAAGTAGAGAAGGGGCTCGTCGGCGGCAGCGCTTACGACGTTCATCGCTGCGCCATCAGCGAAGACGACATGGAGCGCGCGCAAGCGGCGGACGCCGTCTTGCTCGCCGCTGTCGGCGGTCCGAAATGGGATAATGTTCCCTATGAGCTGCGTCCGGAGGCGGGGCTGCTACGCCTGCGCAAGGACATGCAGCTTTTCGCAAATCTGCGCCCGGCGATCTGTTATCCGGCTCTCGCCGATGCTTCCTCGCTCAAGCGCGAGGTGGTCGACGGCCTTGATCTGATGATTGTCCGCGAACTGACCGGGGGCGTCTATTTCGGCGAGCCGAAGCAGATCATTGATCTCGGCAACGGCCAGAAGCGCGCCATCGATACGCAGGTCTATGACACCTATGAGATCGAGCGCATCGGCCGCATCGCCTTCGAGCTTGCGCGCAAGCGCCGCAACAAGGTGACTTCGTCGGAGAAGCGCAATGTGATGAAATCGGGGGTGCTCTGGCACGAGGTCATCTCGGCTCTGCATGTGCGCGAATTTCCCGATGTTCAGCTCGAGCATCAGCTCGCGGACGCCCTCGGCATGCAGCTCGTGCGCCGACCCAAGCAATTCGATGTCATCGTCACGGATAATCTGTTCGGCGACATGCTTTCAGATGTCGCCTCCATGCTGACCGGTTCGCTCGGCATGTTGCCTTCGGCGTCGCTTGGCGAGAGAAACGCGACGACCGGCGCGCGCAAGGCGCTCTACGAGCCTGTGCATGGCTCGGCGCCCGATATCGCGGGGAAGGGCATCGCTAATCCGATCGCCATGATCAGTTCGCTCGGGATGGCGCTGCGCTATTCCTTCAATATGGACGACCTCGCCGACCGACTCGACCGGTCGATCGCGAGGGTCTTGGAGAAAGGACTTCGCACAGCTGACATTGCGGGCGGAGCGACGAAAACCATATCAACGAGCGAAATGGGCGACGCCATCCTGGAGGAGCTGAAAATCGCGGTGCATTAG